One part of the Algibacter sp. L1A34 genome encodes these proteins:
- a CDS encoding glycosyltransferase family 2 protein, with product MNIISVIIPTYKRSVRLPLAINSVLNQTYTPIEIIVVDDNHNDDYKIETRKILEPYIAENKIIYISHNSNQGGCVARNTGAFAAKGDYIAFLDDDDFYEPTKLEEQIIFLNQNISLDACMCSMFRIDENNQQIVSRENIARGETLKETIKDGNLFTSMLLIKKEVFIKLKGFSDIPRFQDKYFHLKFLDKGYKIGVLDKQLLTLVEHKEYRISSASANKVILSLNKIHEFVKNKKNLFTKNEWKNIKFEYLYAKIFTRTQGNLNDRFKSIYNTLQAILFTNNYLVLIKLILRALLPKYLFKQ from the coding sequence ATGAATATTATATCTGTTATTATACCAACATATAAACGTAGTGTTAGATTACCTCTTGCTATTAATAGTGTATTAAATCAAACCTATACGCCTATTGAAATTATAGTGGTAGACGATAATCATAACGATGATTATAAAATAGAAACGAGAAAGATACTAGAGCCCTATATAGCTGAAAATAAAATTATTTATATCTCTCATAATTCAAATCAAGGGGGCTGTGTAGCAAGAAATACCGGAGCTTTTGCTGCAAAAGGGGATTACATTGCATTCTTAGATGATGATGATTTTTATGAACCAACAAAACTAGAAGAACAAATTATTTTTTTAAATCAAAATATATCACTTGATGCTTGTATGTGTTCTATGTTCAGAATAGACGAAAATAATCAACAAATAGTATCTAGAGAGAATATAGCTCGAGGTGAAACTTTAAAAGAAACTATCAAAGATGGTAATCTGTTTACTTCTATGCTTTTAATTAAAAAAGAGGTTTTCATTAAATTGAAAGGCTTCTCAGACATACCAAGATTCCAAGACAAATATTTTCATTTAAAATTTTTAGACAAAGGTTATAAAATAGGTGTTTTAGACAAACAACTACTAACGTTAGTAGAACATAAGGAATATAGAATTTCGTCGGCATCTGCCAATAAAGTAATTCTTTCACTTAATAAAATACATGAATTTGTAAAAAACAAAAAAAATCTATTCACAAAAAACGAATGGAAAAATATTAAATTCGAGTACTTATATGCCAAAATTTTCACTAGAACTCAAGGTAATTTGAACGACAGATTTAAATCTATTTATAATACTTTACAAGCCATTCTTTTTACAAATAATTACTTAGTTTTAATAAAACTTATTTTAAGAGCATTATTACCTAAGTATTTATTTAAGCAATAA
- a CDS encoding MBOAT family O-acyltransferase produces the protein MLFNSFEYLIFLPIVFLLYWFVFNHKLKWQNFLLLIVSYYFYGLWDWRFLSLIIFSSFIDYFCGLAIYQANEKKVQKRWLSVSMFFNLGFLGVFKYYNFFAQEFSEACSGLGFQIDNLTLNIILPVGISFYTFQTMSYTIDVYRKQLKPTNDIISFFAFVSFFPQLVAGPIERATNLLPQFYTKRTFDYKKATDGLRQILWGLFKKIVVADNCAIIVNQVFDNQHGYSASALVIAAIFFAFQIYGDFSGYSDIAIGTSRLLGFNLMQNFAFPYFSRDIAEFWRRWHISLSTWFRDYLYIPLGGSRGGTWIKLKNTCIIFLVSGFWHGANWTFLVWGLLNALYILPLLLRNKNRNNLNVVAEGSLFISFKEAFQILLTFSLTVIAWVFFRADSLNQAITYIFGMFSKSIFSFPNIDTRPIIFIILLIVIEWLQRHKKHGLELNTLKIKKLYRWSIYLFLIILIFWFGAEKQEFIYFQF, from the coding sequence ATGTTATTTAATTCTTTCGAATATCTAATTTTCTTGCCAATAGTGTTTTTACTATATTGGTTTGTTTTTAATCATAAATTAAAATGGCAAAACTTTTTATTGTTGATTGTGAGCTATTATTTTTATGGCCTATGGGATTGGAGATTTCTATCATTAATCATATTTAGCTCATTTATCGATTATTTTTGTGGCTTAGCGATATACCAAGCTAATGAGAAAAAAGTTCAAAAACGATGGCTATCGGTTAGCATGTTCTTTAACCTAGGATTTTTGGGAGTTTTTAAATATTATAATTTTTTCGCTCAAGAATTTTCTGAGGCTTGTTCAGGCCTAGGTTTTCAAATAGACAATCTAACCTTAAATATCATTTTACCAGTAGGTATAAGTTTTTATACCTTTCAGACAATGAGTTATACTATTGACGTTTATCGTAAACAATTAAAACCAACTAACGACATAATATCTTTTTTTGCCTTTGTAAGCTTTTTTCCTCAACTAGTTGCGGGCCCTATAGAACGAGCAACAAATTTATTACCTCAGTTTTATACAAAACGAACTTTTGACTATAAGAAAGCTACTGATGGTTTACGGCAAATTTTATGGGGGCTATTCAAAAAAATTGTTGTTGCTGACAACTGTGCTATTATTGTAAACCAAGTATTTGATAATCAACATGGTTATTCCGCTAGTGCATTAGTGATTGCTGCTATTTTTTTTGCTTTTCAAATATATGGTGACTTCTCAGGTTATTCTGATATAGCCATTGGTACATCTCGTTTATTAGGTTTTAACCTTATGCAAAACTTTGCTTTCCCTTATTTTTCTAGAGATATTGCTGAATTTTGGAGACGTTGGCACATATCATTATCAACCTGGTTTAGGGATTATCTATACATACCTTTAGGTGGCAGTCGTGGTGGAACATGGATAAAACTAAAAAACACATGTATAATTTTTTTAGTTAGCGGATTTTGGCATGGCGCCAATTGGACTTTTTTAGTTTGGGGATTACTTAATGCCTTATACATATTACCCTTATTACTAAGAAATAAAAATAGAAATAATTTAAATGTGGTAGCAGAAGGTTCTCTTTTTATTTCTTTTAAAGAGGCCTTTCAAATCTTGCTAACCTTTTCTTTAACAGTTATAGCCTGGGTCTTTTTTAGAGCAGACTCTCTAAACCAAGCTATAACATATATCTTTGGCATGTTTTCTAAATCAATATTTTCTTTCCCAAATATTGATACAAGACCTATCATCTTTATTATACTGCTAATTGTTATAGAATGGTTACAGCGACACAAAAAACATGGCTTAGAATTAAATACTTTAAAAATTAAAAAATTGTATAGATGGAGTATATATCTTTTTTTAATTATACTTATATTTTGGTTTGGCGCTGAAAAGCAAGAGTTTATATACTTTCAATTTTAA
- a CDS encoding glycosyltransferase, protein MKSILLIMPYGSVGGMERLALHFYNYYKNQGYQVKALKFIALESDIINFNEDEFTLSNKDLSELSAFKRLYFYITGPLKLRQIIKKNDITHSIAFGDMANIFSALTYTSEFKVGSIHALKSVELNSTSFFTKITKTAYRTIYKKLNKVVCISTAIKKDLLLNCNYKFPKNLKVIYNPHDIYSIENLSKEPLDNEKEKNIFKRQTIIFIGRLSNQKSPWHLINAFNHILNKNKEVNLVFIGDGDQQVVNYIKNLIKTYNIDDKIYFLGRKSNPYKYLKQATVLALSSHYEGTPNVIVEAIALGTPVVSSNCTQGILELMSVKNQIQNKGNTITESGIITPNLYKGALGFPSSNKISKEELYFSDALLKILEDPDFKIILNLNKEQLLKKFDIEITANNYLKN, encoded by the coding sequence ATGAAAAGTATTTTATTAATAATGCCTTATGGTAGTGTAGGTGGTATGGAACGCTTAGCTCTACATTTTTATAATTATTATAAAAATCAAGGCTACCAAGTAAAAGCTTTGAAATTTATCGCACTTGAATCTGATATTATTAATTTTAATGAAGATGAATTCACATTAAGCAATAAAGATTTATCTGAATTATCGGCCTTTAAAAGACTCTATTTTTATATAACAGGACCGCTTAAATTACGCCAAATCATAAAAAAAAATGATATAACGCACAGCATTGCTTTTGGAGATATGGCTAATATTTTTTCAGCCTTAACATATACTTCAGAGTTTAAAGTAGGCAGTATACATGCTCTTAAAAGTGTGGAGCTTAATAGTACTAGTTTTTTCACAAAAATCACAAAAACCGCCTATAGAACGATTTATAAAAAGTTAAACAAAGTCGTTTGTATTAGCACAGCTATAAAAAAGGACTTATTATTAAATTGTAATTACAAGTTTCCAAAAAATTTAAAAGTTATCTATAATCCGCATGATATATACAGTATTGAAAATTTATCAAAAGAGCCGTTAGATAACGAAAAGGAAAAAAACATCTTTAAACGTCAAACAATAATATTCATAGGCAGGTTATCAAATCAAAAGTCTCCTTGGCATTTAATAAACGCATTTAATCATATATTAAACAAAAATAAAGAAGTAAATCTTGTTTTTATCGGAGATGGAGATCAGCAAGTCGTGAACTATATTAAAAATCTAATTAAAACATACAATATAGATGATAAAATATACTTTTTAGGAAGAAAATCGAACCCGTATAAATATTTAAAACAAGCTACTGTTTTAGCTCTGTCTTCGCATTATGAAGGAACACCTAATGTTATTGTTGAGGCGATAGCATTAGGTACACCAGTTGTTAGCTCGAACTGTACTCAGGGTATTTTGGAGTTGATGAGTGTAAAAAATCAAATACAGAATAAAGGTAATACTATAACGGAATCAGGTATCATTACTCCAAACTTATATAAGGGAGCTCTAGGATTTCCTTCTTCTAATAAAATTAGTAAAGAGGAATTATATTTTTCTGATGCACTTTTAAAAATTCTAGAAGATCCTGATTTCAAAATAATTTTAAATTTAAATAAAGAACAATTATTGAAAAAATTTGACATAGAAATAACTGCTAATAATTATTTAAAAAATTAA
- a CDS encoding glycosyltransferase family 4 protein, with the protein MKILYITNQICGAAGLERVLSIKARLLAESYNYEVHILTLNQGKVDLFYDFGTAITYHDVPVAGNPLTYIKQYSKQLKTKVNQIKPDVICVCDDGLKAFFLPFILNKPCPMVYERHVSKEIENTNDSFNLLSWFKNKLTYKLMYWGGKQYDKFIVLTDGNLKEWPLKNTMVINNPLPFKENVIKSSLDKKIVLAVGRQSYQKGYDRLLLAWQDVIKSNPDWELHIYGKKDPALNLEKLVTDYNINSSVKFYNPIKNISGVYQKASVFVLSSRFEGFGMVLTEAMLHGVPCVSFDCPYGPSDIIDHNKNGVLIDNGNVKDFSIGISKLINDENLRKTMGNQAVNKALNFSSDIILKQWNNLFQSLQS; encoded by the coding sequence ATGAAAATTCTATATATAACCAATCAAATTTGTGGAGCTGCCGGTTTAGAACGCGTCTTATCAATTAAGGCTCGCTTATTGGCAGAATCATATAATTACGAGGTACACATATTAACTCTAAACCAAGGAAAAGTAGATCTGTTTTACGATTTTGGAACAGCCATAACATATCACGATGTGCCGGTTGCTGGTAACCCATTAACCTATATAAAACAATACTCAAAGCAACTAAAAACAAAAGTAAATCAAATAAAACCAGATGTTATTTGTGTTTGTGACGATGGTTTAAAAGCGTTTTTTTTACCTTTTATTTTAAATAAGCCATGCCCTATGGTTTATGAGCGCCATGTATCAAAAGAAATTGAAAACACCAATGATAGCTTCAACCTGCTAAGTTGGTTTAAAAATAAATTAACCTACAAACTCATGTATTGGGGTGGTAAACAATACGATAAATTCATTGTGTTAACAGATGGTAATTTAAAAGAATGGCCATTAAAAAATACCATGGTTATAAATAACCCCTTGCCTTTCAAAGAAAATGTAATTAAAAGCTCCCTAGATAAAAAAATTGTATTAGCAGTTGGTAGGCAAAGTTACCAAAAAGGCTATGACAGATTATTATTAGCTTGGCAAGATGTTATTAAATCCAATCCCGATTGGGAACTGCACATATACGGAAAAAAAGATCCTGCTTTAAATCTAGAAAAATTAGTAACAGATTATAATATAAACTCCTCTGTTAAATTTTATAATCCAATAAAAAATATTAGCGGAGTATATCAAAAAGCATCTGTTTTCGTGCTATCATCACGTTTTGAAGGATTTGGGATGGTGCTCACAGAAGCTATGCTACATGGTGTACCATGTGTGTCTTTTGATTGTCCCTATGGCCCCTCAGACATCATAGATCATAATAAAAATGGGGTATTAATAGATAACGGAAATGTAAAAGATTTTTCAATAGGCATATCAAAACTTATCAACGATGAAAATTTAAGAAAAACAATGGGAAATCAAGCGGTAAATAAAGCGCTAAACTTTAGTTCTGATATTATACTTAAACAATGGAATAACCTTTTTCAATCTTTACAGTCATGA